The genomic interval GAGGCGATCCTCGCGCGGGCCGCGGCGCTGCTCGACGGCGCAACGGCAAGGGCGAAGCCCAAAGACGACGGGATGCGGGGGGAGGAGGATGGACAAACTGCGCCTGGATCCGGCGATGATTGACCGCGCCCGCGACGCGGCGCGCGGCATCGCCGAAGAGGTCGATCGCTTCACCGCCCAGCGCACCACGGTGGCCACGGAGCGCACCGTGCTGCGCCTGATGGGCGTCGACGGCGTCAATGCCGACGGGGTGCCGCTGCCCAACGTCGTCGTGGACCACGTGCACGAGCGGGGCCTGCTGGGGCGGGGGGGGTGGCCTACTGGATGGCCGCGGCCGTCGCGCGCTACGGCCTGACGCCCCAGGAGGTGGCCGAGCGCGTGGCCGCCGGCGACCTCGATCTGACGCGCGTCGGCGGCGTCGACGAGGGAGCGGTGCGGGAGACGGGCGAGGAGCTGGCCCAAGCCGGCCTGGCCGTCATCGCCAAAAACCGCCGCCGGCGCGAGGAACTGCTGGCGCACCTCGGCGAAGGGCCGCCGCCGCTCCTCTACGTTATCGTGGCCACCGGGGACATCTACGAGGACGTGCGCCAGGCCCGCGCCGCCGCCCGGCAGGGGGCCGACATCATCGCTGTCATCCGCAGCACGGGGCAGAGCCTGCTCGATTACGTGCCCTATGGTCCGACGCGGGAGGGCTACGGCGGCACCTACGCCACCCAGGCCAACTTCCGCATCATGCGCGAGGCCCTCGACGAGGTGGGCGAGGCGATCGGCCGCTACATCCGCCTGTGCAACTACTGCTCCGGCCTGTGCATGCCGGAAATCGCCGCCATGGGCGCCCTCGAGCGGCTCGACGTGATGCTGAACGACGCCCTGTACGGCATCCTGTTCCGCGACATCAACATGCAGCGCACGCTGATCGACCAGTACTTCTCGCGGATGCTCAACAGCTACGCCGGCATCGTCATCAACACCGGCGAAGACAACTACCTGACCACCGCCGACGCCGTGGAGGCGGCCCACACGGTGCTCGCCTCCCAGTTCATCAACGAGCAGTTCGCCCTCTTGTCCGGTCTGCCGCCGCAGCAGATGGGGTTGGGCCACGCTTTCGAAATGGACCCGATGTTGGAAGACGGCTTTCTTTTCGAGCTCGCCCAGGCCCAGCTCGTCCGCCAGATCTTCCCCGACGCGCCGATCAAGTACATGCCGCCCACCAAGCACATGACGGGAAACATCTTCCGCGGCCACGTCCAGGACGCGCTGTTCAACCTCGTCGGCATCATGACCCGCCAGGGCATCCAGCTCCTCGGGATGATGACGGAGGCCCTGCACACGCCCTTCATCCAGGACCGCGCCTGGCCATCGAGGCGGCCAAGTACATCTTCACCAACGCCCGCCACTTGGCCGACGAGATTCGGTTCAAGCCGGGCGGGATCATCGAGCGGCGGGCCCAGGAGGTGCTGCGCAAGGCCGTCGACCTGCTGGAAGAGGTGCGGCGCATCGGCCTCTTCGCCGCGCTGGAACGGGGCCTGTTTGCCGACGTCAAGCGTTCGCGCGACGGCGGGCGCGGCCTGGACGGCGTGATTCGCAAGGACCCGGCCTACTGGAATCCCTTTGAGGACCGGCTGCGCGCCGAACTGGGCCTGCCGCCGCGGGAGGTGATCGTCCCATGACGGAACGCGCGTGGCCAGATGCCGGCAACCGGTCACACGCTGCGGCGGCGAGCGTTGACCTAACGCGCGTCAAGCCCTACGGCGACACGTACGGCGACGGCGCGGTGCAGCTCAGCTTCACCCTGCCCGTTCCCCTCACCGAGGAGGCCAAGGAGGCGGCCCGCCAGCTGGCCGGCAAGATGGGCCTCGAGGAACCGCAGGTGGTGCACAGCGCCGATCTCGGCGAGGGCTTCTCGTTCTACATCCTCTATGGCCGCTGCGTCCACACCGTCGACGTGACGCGCATCCGCGTGCCCAAGGTGACGAGCAAGCGGATGACCTTCGACGAGATCAACGCCTTCATTCGCGCGCGCATCGGCCGCAAGGTGGTCGTGGTGGGCGCCTGCACCGGCGACGACGCCCACACCGTGGGCATCGATGCGATCATGAACATGAAGGGGTACAACGGCGAATACGGCCTCGAGCGCTACCCGGAAATCGACGCCTACAACCTCGGCAGCCAGGTGCCCAACGAAACGCTCATCGCCCGCGCCGTGGAGCTCGGCGCCGACGCCATCCTCGTCTCCCAGGTGGTGACGCAAAAGGGATCGCACATCCGCACGCTAACCGGGCTCATCGAGCTCCTCGAGGCGGAAGGCCTGCGCGAGCGCTTCCTCGTCATCTGCGGCGGCCCGCGCATCACCCACGAGCTGGCCCTGGAGCTGGGCTACGACGCCGGTTTTGGTCCCGGCACCACGGCGCCGGACGTGGCGTCGTTTATCGTTCAGGAGCTGGTGAAGCGGCGCGAGCGGAGCGTGCCTGAACCCGGTCCATGATGCGCGAAGCGGAGAGATCTGCATTTGGCGC from Calditerricola satsumensis carries:
- a CDS encoding lysine 5,6-aminomutase subunit alpha TIM-barrel domain-containing protein, with translation MDKLRLDPAMIDRARDAARGIAEEVDRFTAQRTTVATERTVLRLMGVDGVNADGVPLPNVVVDHVHERGLLGRGGWPTGWPRPSRATA
- a CDS encoding OAM dimerization domain-containing protein encodes the protein MTERAWPDAGNRSHAAAASVDLTRVKPYGDTYGDGAVQLSFTLPVPLTEEAKEAARQLAGKMGLEEPQVVHSADLGEGFSFYILYGRCVHTVDVTRIRVPKVTSKRMTFDEINAFIRARIGRKVVVVGACTGDDAHTVGIDAIMNMKGYNGEYGLERYPEIDAYNLGSQVPNETLIARAVELGADAILVSQVVTQKGSHIRTLTGLIELLEAEGLRERFLVICGGPRITHELALELGYDAGFGPGTTAPDVASFIVQELVKRRERSVPEPGP